In Mustelus asterias chromosome 30, sMusAst1.hap1.1, whole genome shotgun sequence, a genomic segment contains:
- the LOC144480837 gene encoding uncharacterized protein LOC144480837 — MEKPWKCADCGKRYRYPNELEAHRRNHTGERPFMCSQCGEGFTQSFNLQRHQRVHTGERPFMCSQCGKGFIQSFNLLTHQRVHTGERLFTCFQCGEGFSHLSSLRRHQRVHTGEKPFTCSQCGKGFTRSSDLRIHQRVHTGERPFICSQCGKGFACSSNLRAHEHIHTGERPFTCPQCGKGFAQSSHLLRHQRVHE; from the coding sequence atggagaaaccatggaaatgtgcagactgtgggaagagatacagatacccaaatgagctggaagctcatcggcgcaaccacactggggagagaccattcatgtgctctcagtgtggggagggattcactcagtcattcaacctgcagagacaccagcgagttcacactggggagagaccgttcatgtgttctcagtgtgggaagggattcattcagtcattcaacctgctgacacaccagcgagttcacactggggagaggctgttcacgtgttttcagtgtggggagggattcagtcatttatccagcctgcggaggcaccagcgagttcacactggggagaagccattcacctgctctcagtgtgggaagggattcactcggtcatctgacctgcggatacaccagcgagttcacactggggagaggccattcatctgctctcagtgtgggaagggattcgcttgttcatccaacctgcgggcacatgagcacattcatactggggagaggccattcacctgccctcagtgtgggaagggattcgctcagtcatcccacctgttgagacaccagcgagttcacgagtga